One genomic region from Candidatus Zixiibacteriota bacterium encodes:
- a CDS encoding dockerin type I domain-containing protein, which translates to MKFRSLFILVGILLVTSSFLPGLTFGSGQDQVRERERKIELIQEKGEKDKLNYRGMEIPVYNGNGAALSQEQRRTILTIIDDFKVNSNAGLTDQNNSAIATDGSGNFIITWQDKRNGNWGIYAQRFNSSGTPLGTNFKVNDDVGTADQRNPAIALDGAGSFVITWQDLRNGGVDIYAQRYNSSGTPLGTNFKVNDDVGAGLHTMPAIALDGPGNFVITWTDYRNGNGDIYARRYNSSGTPLGASFKANDDIGTTEQFTSAIALDGSGNFVITWQDYRNGNWDIYAQRYNSSGTPLGTNFKANDDVGTTEQSYPAIAMNGSGNFAITWGDRRNGNLDIYTQRYNSSGTPLGTNFKVNDDAGTAAQYYTAISMDGSGNFVITWQDYRNGNLDIFAQRYNSSGTPLGTNFKVNDDAGTATQASSAIAMNGSGNFVITWDDYRSVSNADIYAQRYNSSGTPQGSNFKVNTDTRITLGDVPAIAVNGSGDFVITWEDYPNGNADIYCQRYNSSGTPQGSNFKVNDDNGTADQRHPDIALDGSGNFVITWMDYRSGSTNADIYAQAYNSSGTPLGPNFKVNSDATTQNQWYPKIAMDGSGNFVITWYDYRSVSNADIYAQRYNSSGTLQGPNFKVNDDVGTLPQYFPDVAMDGSGNFVITWMDYRSASYADIYAQRYNSSGTPQSSNFKVNTNAGTTQWYPAIAMNSSGNFVITWEDFISSGISNILAQRYNSSGTPQGSNFKVNDNTGIAQQLYPDIAINGSGDFIITWEDNRKLGGGSPDAYAQRYKSSGSPFGLNYLVANSLYSAYAQYKPSVGMNGSNIYFTWKDSRNDSADIYAKVVGWAWPYACGDANGDGNVTVSDVVYLSNYLFKGGPAPQCPPAPYLTCGDANGDGQMTVSDMVYLVNYLFKGGPPPVC; encoded by the coding sequence ATGAAGTTCAGGTCACTATTTATTTTGGTGGGGATTTTGTTAGTAACGTCCTCTTTTTTGCCCGGGCTGACTTTTGGATCTGGTCAAGACCAGGTAAGGGAGAGAGAAAGGAAGATAGAACTCATCCAGGAAAAGGGTGAAAAAGACAAGCTGAACTACAGGGGGATGGAGATTCCAGTCTATAATGGAAATGGAGCCGCTCTGAGCCAAGAACAGAGAAGGACGATTCTGACGATAATTGATGATTTCAAAGTAAATAGTAATGCCGGGCTTACTGATCAAAATAATTCAGCCATTGCCACCGATGGTTCAGGTAACTTTATCATCACCTGGCAGGATAAGCGCAATGGCAACTGGGGCATCTACGCCCAGAGATTCAATTCCTCAGGCACCCCTTTAGGCACAAATTTCAAGGTGAATGATGATGTTGGAACTGCTGACCAGCGTAACCCTGCTATAGCTCTGGATGGTGCGGGCAGCTTTGTAATTACCTGGCAGGATTTACGCAATGGTGGTGTTGACATTTATGCTCAAAGATACAACTCTTCAGGCACCCCTTTAGGCACAAATTTCAAGGTGAATGATGATGTTGGAGCTGGCTTGCACACTATGCCTGCCATAGCTCTGGATGGTCCGGGCAACTTTGTCATTACCTGGACGGATTACCGCAATGGCAACGGGGATATCTATGCTCGAAGATACAATTCCTCCGGCACTCCTTTAGGCGCAAGTTTCAAAGCGAATGATGATATTGGAACTACTGAACAGTTTACCTCTGCCATAGCTCTGGATGGTTCGGGCAACTTTGTGATTACCTGGCAGGATTACCGCAATGGCAACTGGGATATCTATGCTCAGAGATACAATTCTTCAGGCACGCCTTTAGGCACAAACTTCAAAGCGAATGATGATGTTGGAACTACTGAACAGAGTTATCCTGCTATAGCTATGAATGGTTCGGGCAACTTTGCGATTACCTGGGGGGATAGACGCAATGGCAACCTTGACATCTATACTCAAAGATATAATTCTTCAGGCACTCCTTTGGGCACAAACTTCAAAGTGAATGATGATGCTGGAACTGCTGCCCAGTATTACACTGCTATTTCTATGGATGGTTCGGGCAACTTTGTGATTACCTGGCAGGATTATCGCAATGGCAACCTTGACATCTTTGCTCAGAGATACAATTCTTCAGGCACTCCTTTAGGCACAAATTTCAAGGTGAATGATGATGCTGGAACTGCTACTCAAGCGTCTTCTGCAATTGCCATGAATGGTTCAGGCAACTTTGTCATTACCTGGGACGATTACCGCTCAGTTAGTAATGCTGATATCTATGCCCAGCGCTATAACTCTTCGGGCACTCCCCAGGGCTCAAACTTCAAGGTGAACACTGATACTAGAATTACCCTTGGGGATGTTCCCGCGATTGCCGTAAATGGTTCAGGTGACTTTGTCATCACCTGGGAAGACTATCCCAACGGCAACGCCGATATCTACTGCCAGCGCTATAACTCTTCGGGCACCCCTCAGGGCTCTAACTTCAAGGTGAATGATGATAATGGTACTGCTGACCAAAGGCATCCTGATATTGCCCTGGATGGTTCAGGCAACTTTGTCATCACCTGGATGGACTACCGTTCTGGTAGTACTAACGCTGACATCTACGCTCAGGCCTATAACTCTTCGGGCACCCCTCTGGGCCCTAACTTTAAGGTGAATAGTGACGCCACAACCCAGAATCAATGGTATCCTAAAATAGCCATGGATGGTTCAGGCAACTTTGTCATTACCTGGTACGATTACCGCTCAGTTAGTAATGCTGATATCTATGCCCAGCGCTATAACTCTTCGGGCACCCTCCAGGGCCCTAACTTTAAGGTCAATGATGATGTCGGAACTCTCCCTCAATATTTCCCTGATGTTGCCATGGATGGTTCAGGCAACTTTGTCATCACCTGGATGGATTACCGCTCAGCTAGTTATGCTGATATCTATGCCCAGCGCTATAACTCTTCAGGCACTCCCCAGAGCTCAAACTTCAAAGTCAATACTAATGCCGGAACCACTCAATGGTATCCCGCTATTGCCATGAATAGTTCAGGTAACTTTGTCATTACCTGGGAGGACTTCATTTCTAGTGGTATCTCTAATATCCTAGCTCAGCGCTATAACTCTTCAGGTACTCCCCAAGGCTCTAACTTCAAAGTAAATGATAATACCGGAATTGCTCAACAACTTTATCCTGATATTGCCATAAATGGTTCGGGCGACTTTATTATCACCTGGGAGGATAATCGCAAACTTGGTGGTGGTAGCCCTGACGCTTATGCCCAGAGATATAAATCGTCTGGTAGTCCGTTTGGGTTGAATTACCTAGTTGCCAATTCATTGTATAGTGCATATGCTCAGTATAAGCCTTCAGTTGGCATGAATGGCTCTAATATCTATTTCACCTGGAAGGATAGTCGCAATGATAGCGCTGATATTTACGCTAAAGTGGTGGGTTGGGCCTGGCCATATGCTTGCGGTGATGCGAACGGGGATGGCAATGTTACCGTTTCGGATGTAGTTTATTTGAGTAATTATCTGTTTAAAGGTGGCCCTGCGCCGCAATGCCCACCAGCGCCATATCTTACCTGCGGGGATGCTAATGGGGATGGACAGATGACGGTAAGTGATATGGTTTATCTGGTCAATTATCTCTTCAAAGGAGGACCACCACCTGTTTGTTAA